One genomic window of Cupriavidus oxalaticus includes the following:
- a CDS encoding osmoprotectant ABC transporter ATP-binding protein OsmV (Members of the family are the ATP-binding subunit of ABC transporters for substrates such as betaine, L-proline or other amino acids, choline, carnitine, etc. The substrate specificity is best determined from the substrate-binding subunit, rather than this subunit, as it interacts with the permease subunit and not with substrate directly.) → MIELDQLTKSFQQKDGTEVRAVDAVSLTVPRGEICVFLGPSGCGKTTTLKMINRLIEPTSGTVRIEGEDTRGIDGVTLRRKIGYVIQQIGLFPNMTIEENIMVVPRLLGWDKKQCRERARELMAMVQLDPNLMLGRYPRELSGGQQQRIGVIRALAADAPVLLMDEPFGAVDPINRESIQNEFLQMQRQLGKTVIMVSHDIDEAIKLADKVAVFRRGKLVQFDHPDALLAHPADEFVQAFVGHDNTLKRLLLVRAGDAATMPPSCRPDMPLAEALGVMDDADVRHLPVVDDAQRALGYVTRRDARPGKGVCSDVMRPFAVTAAFDEHLRIVLSRMYQHNTSWLPVMGADGDYLGEVTQESIAGYLSSGRSRGQSALALPAVPAPATLRAAA, encoded by the coding sequence ATGATCGAACTCGACCAACTCACCAAGTCCTTCCAGCAGAAAGACGGCACCGAAGTGCGTGCCGTCGACGCCGTGTCGCTGACGGTGCCGCGCGGCGAGATCTGCGTCTTCCTGGGCCCGTCGGGCTGCGGCAAGACCACCACGCTGAAGATGATCAACCGGCTGATCGAGCCCACTTCCGGCACGGTGCGCATCGAGGGCGAGGACACGCGCGGCATCGACGGCGTGACCCTGCGCCGCAAGATCGGCTACGTGATCCAGCAGATCGGCCTGTTCCCCAACATGACCATCGAAGAGAACATCATGGTCGTGCCGCGCCTGCTCGGCTGGGACAAGAAGCAGTGCCGCGAGCGCGCGCGCGAGCTGATGGCGATGGTGCAGCTCGATCCCAACCTGATGCTCGGCCGCTACCCGCGCGAGCTGTCTGGCGGGCAGCAGCAGCGCATCGGCGTGATCCGAGCGCTGGCGGCCGATGCGCCGGTGTTGCTGATGGACGAGCCGTTCGGAGCGGTCGACCCGATCAACCGCGAGAGCATCCAGAACGAATTCCTGCAGATGCAGCGCCAGCTCGGCAAGACCGTGATCATGGTCTCGCACGATATCGACGAGGCGATCAAGCTGGCCGACAAGGTGGCGGTGTTCCGCCGCGGCAAGCTGGTGCAGTTCGACCACCCCGACGCGCTGCTGGCGCACCCGGCCGATGAGTTCGTGCAGGCCTTTGTCGGCCACGACAATACGCTCAAGCGCCTGCTGCTGGTGCGCGCCGGCGACGCCGCCACCATGCCGCCGAGCTGCCGCCCCGACATGCCGCTGGCCGAGGCGCTGGGCGTGATGGATGATGCCGACGTGCGCCACCTGCCGGTGGTGGACGATGCGCAGCGCGCGCTGGGCTATGTCACGCGCCGCGACGCGCGCCCGGGCAAGGGCGTGTGCAGCGACGTGATGCGCCCGTTCGCGGTCACCGCTGCGTTCGACGAGCACCTGCGCATCGTGCTGTCGCGCATGTACCAGCACAACACCAGCTGGCTGCCGGTGATGGGCGCGGACGGCGACTACCTGGGCGAAGTGACGCAGGAATCGATCGCGGGCTACCTCAGTTCCGGCCGCTCGCGCGGCCAGTCGGCGCTGGCGCTGCCGGCGGTTCCCGCGCCGGCGACGCTGCGCGCGGCGGCCTGA
- a CDS encoding ABC transporter permease yields the protein MDIFGYLQHSWPTLLKMTGEHLALVGSAVGLAILIGVPLGIVITRFRALATPLLALATIVLTLPSIALFGLMIPIFARFGHALGYVPAVTAVFLYSLLPIMRNTYTALANVDPGIQEAGRGIGMTTWQRMRLVDLPLAVPVILGGVRTAVVMNIGVATIAAIIGAGGLGVLILQAISQSNMSKLAVGAVLVSLLAIVADAFLQWLQRALTPKGIRL from the coding sequence ATGGACATATTTGGTTACCTGCAGCACAGCTGGCCCACGCTGCTGAAAATGACCGGCGAGCATCTCGCGCTGGTCGGCTCGGCGGTAGGGCTGGCGATCCTGATCGGGGTGCCGCTGGGCATCGTGATCACGCGCTTCCGCGCGCTGGCCACGCCGCTGCTGGCGCTGGCCACCATCGTGCTGACGCTGCCGTCGATCGCGCTGTTCGGACTGATGATCCCGATCTTCGCGCGCTTCGGCCATGCGCTCGGCTACGTGCCGGCGGTGACGGCGGTGTTCCTGTACTCGCTGCTGCCCATCATGCGCAACACCTACACCGCGCTGGCCAATGTCGACCCCGGCATCCAGGAAGCGGGTCGCGGCATCGGCATGACCACCTGGCAACGGATGCGGCTGGTCGACCTGCCGCTGGCGGTGCCGGTGATCCTCGGCGGCGTGCGTACCGCCGTGGTGATGAATATCGGGGTTGCCACCATTGCCGCCATCATCGGCGCGGGTGGCCTTGGGGTGCTGATCCTGCAAGCGATCAGCCAGAGCAACATGAGCAAGCTGGCCGTGGGCGCGGTCCTGGTCAGCCTGCTTGCCATCGTGGCGGACGCTTTCCTGCAGTGGTTGCAGCGGGCGCTGACGCCGAAGGGGATCCGTCTATGA
- the rdgB gene encoding RdgB/HAM1 family non-canonical purine NTP pyrophosphatase, translated as MQRLVLASNNPGKLREFGTLLAPLGFDVVPQGELGIPEAEEPFVTFVENALAKARHASRLSGLPALADDSGISARALGGAPGVYSARYAQMAGKPRSDAANNAYLVSQLAGKLDRHAHYYCVLVFVRHAEDPCPLIAEGVWHGEVVDAPRGAGGFGYDPHFLLPGLGRTAAELSAEEKNAVSHRAQALRALVARLQADAAQRNGR; from the coding sequence ATGCAACGACTGGTACTGGCCTCCAACAATCCCGGCAAGCTGCGCGAGTTCGGCACGCTGCTGGCACCGCTCGGCTTCGACGTGGTGCCGCAGGGCGAACTGGGCATCCCGGAGGCCGAGGAGCCCTTCGTCACCTTTGTCGAGAATGCCCTGGCCAAGGCACGCCACGCCAGCCGGCTGTCCGGGCTGCCCGCGCTGGCCGATGACTCCGGCATCAGTGCGCGCGCGCTCGGCGGCGCGCCCGGCGTCTATTCGGCGCGCTATGCGCAGATGGCCGGCAAGCCCAGGTCGGATGCGGCCAACAACGCTTACCTGGTGTCGCAACTGGCCGGCAAGCTGGACCGCCATGCGCACTACTACTGCGTGCTGGTGTTCGTGCGCCATGCCGAGGATCCCTGCCCGCTGATCGCCGAAGGCGTGTGGCATGGCGAGGTCGTCGACGCGCCCCGCGGCGCGGGCGGCTTTGGCTACGATCCGCATTTCCTGCTGCCGGGGCTGGGCAGGACTGCCGCCGAGCTGTCGGCGGAAGAGAAGAACGCCGTCAGCCACCGCGCGCAAGCTCTGCGCGCACTGGTGGCCAGGCTGCAAGCCGACGCCGCGCAGCGCAACGGCCGATGA
- a CDS encoding glycine betaine ABC transporter substrate-binding protein: MQFIRRRARRAAMLVAAVTAFAAGLALATAPDAHAADAAAAPIRVGGKNFTEQLLLSSMTSKYLRAKGLTTELTAGLGSTLMRQAMESNQLDVVWDYTGTALIVFNKVQEKLGAKESYERVRQMDGARGLVWLDASGINNTYALAMPKERAGKGVTTLSAFAEQMRKAGADATHPFAVDMEFAARPDGLEPLKDLYKLPFSRRDVIQLDPGLVYTALKNNQVELGLVYATDGRVKGFDLVLLEDDLHFFPPYNAVPVVRKPVLDKHPELAGLLNALAAKLDNQSMTDMNYKVDIGQQPVDKVAEDFLRSHGLI, translated from the coding sequence ATGCAATTTATCCGCCGCCGCGCGCGGCGCGCCGCGATGCTGGTGGCGGCTGTTACCGCGTTCGCGGCAGGGCTGGCGCTGGCAACGGCGCCCGATGCGCACGCCGCCGATGCTGCCGCAGCACCGATCCGCGTGGGCGGCAAGAACTTTACCGAGCAGCTGCTGCTGTCGTCGATGACGTCTAAGTACCTGCGCGCCAAGGGCCTCACCACCGAGCTGACCGCCGGGCTGGGCAGCACGCTGATGCGCCAGGCCATGGAGAGCAACCAGCTCGACGTGGTCTGGGACTACACCGGCACCGCGCTGATCGTGTTCAACAAGGTCCAGGAAAAGCTGGGCGCGAAGGAAAGCTATGAGCGCGTCAGGCAGATGGACGGCGCACGCGGCCTGGTGTGGCTGGATGCCTCGGGCATCAACAACACCTACGCGCTGGCGATGCCGAAGGAACGCGCCGGCAAAGGCGTGACTACGCTGTCGGCGTTTGCCGAGCAGATGCGCAAGGCCGGCGCCGACGCCACCCATCCGTTCGCGGTCGACATGGAATTCGCAGCCCGCCCGGATGGCCTGGAGCCGCTCAAGGACCTGTACAAGCTGCCGTTCTCGCGCCGCGACGTGATCCAGCTCGACCCCGGCCTGGTCTACACCGCGCTGAAGAACAACCAGGTCGAGCTGGGCCTGGTCTATGCCACCGATGGCCGCGTCAAGGGCTTCGACCTCGTGCTGCTGGAAGACGATCTGCATTTCTTCCCTCCTTACAACGCGGTGCCGGTGGTACGCAAGCCGGTGCTCGACAAGCATCCGGAACTAGCCGGCCTGCTCAATGCACTCGCTGCCAAGCTCGACAACCAGAGCATGACCGACATGAACTACAAGGTGGACATCGGCCAGCAGCCGGTGGACAAGGTCGCGGAGGACTTCCTGCGCAGCCACGGACTGATCTGA
- a CDS encoding ABC transporter permease, translated as MSKESARSFAWAGLTLAAIAALVAWIGVDVIRKYQERLIYDVADHLRLVAISMTLALATGIPAGIALSRPCMRRWADRLMQVFNVGNTVPSLAVLALALAVLGIGERPAILALWLASLLPIVRNTYEGLRNVSPTLLEAARGIGMTPVQRLVRVELPNALPVMLAGIRIALVINVGTVPLSFLIGANSLGELIFPGIYLNNQSLLLLGAAATALLALALDALFAAAGQVYLRRRGLVR; from the coding sequence ATGTCAAAGGAATCGGCCCGGTCTTTCGCCTGGGCAGGACTGACGCTTGCCGCGATCGCCGCACTGGTCGCGTGGATCGGCGTCGATGTGATTCGGAAATATCAGGAACGCCTGATTTACGACGTTGCCGACCACCTGCGCCTGGTCGCGATCTCGATGACGCTGGCGCTAGCCACCGGCATCCCGGCCGGCATCGCGCTGAGCCGCCCGTGCATGCGCCGCTGGGCCGACCGGCTGATGCAGGTCTTCAACGTCGGCAACACGGTGCCGTCGCTGGCGGTGCTGGCACTCGCGCTGGCAGTGCTCGGCATCGGCGAGCGCCCGGCGATCCTGGCGCTGTGGCTGGCTTCGCTGCTGCCGATCGTGCGCAACACCTACGAGGGGCTGCGCAACGTTTCGCCCACGCTGCTGGAAGCGGCGCGCGGCATCGGCATGACCCCGGTGCAGCGGCTGGTGCGCGTGGAACTGCCCAACGCGCTGCCGGTGATGCTGGCCGGCATCCGCATTGCGCTGGTGATCAACGTCGGCACGGTGCCGCTGTCGTTCCTGATCGGTGCCAACAGCCTGGGCGAACTGATCTTCCCGGGCATCTACCTGAACAACCAGTCGCTGCTGCTGCTGGGCGCGGCCGCCACCGCGCTGCTGGCACTGGCACTGGACGCGTTGTTCGCCGCTGCCGGCCAGGTGTATCTGCGCCGCCGCGGGCTGGTGCGCTGA
- a CDS encoding serine/threonine protein kinase, with translation MTESKGTTQPKSAPLPVGTLLSNYRIVKKLASGGFSFVYLATDETGAPVAIKEYLPSSLARRNPGELIPVVPEENAAAFRLGLKYFFEEGRSLARISHPSVVRVVNFFRENATVYMVMNYELGKTLQEHVLAARQQGRAKVLREHFMRKVFHDLMSGLREVHIHKLLHLDIKPGNIYLREDESPILLDFGAARQTLTMEAARFQPMYTPGFAAPELYGKHSDLGPWTDIYSLGATLYACMAGMPPQEANQREKEDRMGEALVRLRSSYTNGLVDLVEWCLRLVPSERPQSVFRLQKELREQTNALSGQALLAPPPAPVERPAPASRFLTLLRRRDEPGSGASVE, from the coding sequence ATGACAGAGTCCAAGGGCACGACACAACCGAAGAGTGCACCGCTGCCCGTCGGCACGCTGTTGTCCAACTATCGTATTGTAAAGAAGTTGGCCAGCGGGGGGTTCAGTTTCGTCTACCTGGCCACCGATGAAACCGGCGCGCCGGTCGCGATCAAGGAGTACCTGCCGTCGTCGCTGGCGCGGCGCAACCCGGGCGAACTGATCCCCGTGGTGCCCGAGGAAAACGCCGCGGCATTCCGCCTCGGCCTCAAGTACTTCTTTGAAGAAGGCCGCTCGCTGGCCCGCATTTCCCATCCGAGCGTGGTGCGCGTGGTGAATTTCTTCCGCGAGAACGCCACGGTCTACATGGTGATGAACTACGAGCTGGGCAAGACGCTGCAGGAGCACGTGCTGGCGGCCCGGCAGCAGGGCCGCGCCAAGGTGCTGCGCGAGCATTTCATGCGCAAGGTCTTCCACGACCTGATGAGCGGCCTGCGTGAAGTGCATATCCACAAGCTGCTGCACCTGGACATCAAGCCCGGCAACATCTACCTGCGCGAGGACGAGTCGCCGATCCTGCTGGATTTCGGCGCCGCGCGGCAGACGCTGACCATGGAAGCGGCGCGCTTCCAGCCGATGTACACGCCCGGCTTCGCCGCGCCCGAACTGTACGGCAAGCATTCCGACCTGGGGCCCTGGACCGATATCTACAGCCTGGGCGCCACGCTCTATGCCTGCATGGCCGGCATGCCGCCGCAGGAAGCCAACCAGCGCGAGAAGGAAGACCGCATGGGCGAGGCGCTGGTGCGGCTGCGCAGCAGCTATACCAACGGCCTGGTCGACCTGGTCGAATGGTGCCTGCGGCTGGTGCCGTCGGAGCGGCCGCAGAGCGTATTCAGGCTGCAGAAGGAACTGCGCGAGCAGACCAACGCGCTGAGCGGGCAGGCGCTGCTGGCGCCGCCGCCGGCCCCCGTCGAGCGCCCTGCCCCCGCTTCGCGCTTCCTTACGCTGCTGCGCCGCCGCGACGAGCCGGGCTCCGGCGCGAGCGTAGAATAA
- the hemW gene encoding radical SAM family heme chaperone HemW, translating into MIPIVPAGSAPSAASPVDSKQLWLKPGQISLPGSPPLSLYVHIPWCVRKCPYCDFNSHAAPGADNHEIPEEIYLDALRADLEQSLPLVWGRPVHTVFIGGGTPSLLSAAGMDRLLSDIRALLPLDADAEITMEANPGTFESDKFASYRASGINRLSIGIQSFNDRHLQALGRIHGGAEARKAIDIAQASFDNINLDVMYALPGQTLEECRQDLETALSYGTTHLSLYHLTLEPNTLFAKFPPALPDDDSAYEMQDLIEARTAEAGYRHYETSAYARPHREARHNLNYWRFGDYLGIGAGAHGKLSFPHRILRQMRHKHPATYMEQALAGNAVQEARDVSADELPFEFMLNALRLTDGVPASSFHDYTGLPLHTISKQLAEAEKKGLLEADLTTIRPTELGRRFLNDLQEMFLKD; encoded by the coding sequence ATGATCCCGATCGTACCGGCCGGCAGCGCGCCGTCCGCCGCCTCCCCCGTCGACAGCAAGCAGCTGTGGCTCAAGCCCGGGCAGATCAGCCTGCCGGGGTCGCCGCCGCTGTCGCTGTACGTGCATATCCCGTGGTGCGTGCGAAAGTGCCCGTATTGCGATTTCAATTCGCACGCGGCGCCGGGCGCCGACAACCACGAGATCCCGGAAGAGATCTACCTGGACGCATTGCGCGCGGACCTCGAGCAATCGCTGCCGCTGGTGTGGGGCCGCCCTGTCCATACCGTCTTTATCGGCGGCGGCACGCCCAGCCTGCTGTCGGCCGCTGGCATGGACCGGCTGCTGTCCGATATCCGCGCCTTGCTGCCGCTCGATGCCGACGCCGAGATCACGATGGAAGCCAACCCCGGCACCTTCGAGTCCGACAAGTTTGCCAGCTACCGCGCCAGCGGCATCAACCGGCTGTCGATCGGCATCCAGAGCTTCAACGACCGGCACCTGCAGGCGCTCGGGCGCATCCATGGCGGCGCCGAGGCGCGCAAGGCGATCGATATCGCGCAGGCGAGCTTCGACAACATCAACCTCGACGTGATGTACGCCCTGCCCGGGCAGACGCTGGAAGAATGCCGGCAGGACCTGGAGACCGCGCTGTCGTACGGCACCACGCACCTGTCGCTGTATCACCTGACGCTGGAGCCGAACACGCTGTTCGCCAAGTTCCCGCCCGCGCTGCCGGACGACGACAGCGCGTACGAAATGCAGGACCTGATCGAGGCACGCACGGCCGAGGCGGGCTATCGCCACTACGAGACCTCGGCCTATGCCAGGCCGCATCGCGAGGCGCGCCATAACCTCAACTACTGGCGTTTCGGCGATTACCTCGGCATCGGCGCGGGCGCGCACGGCAAGCTGTCGTTCCCGCACCGCATCCTGCGCCAGATGCGGCACAAGCATCCCGCTACCTACATGGAGCAGGCGCTTGCCGGCAATGCCGTGCAGGAGGCGCGCGATGTTAGCGCCGACGAGTTGCCGTTCGAGTTCATGCTCAATGCGTTGCGTCTGACCGATGGCGTGCCGGCATCGAGCTTCCACGACTACACCGGGCTGCCGCTGCACACCATCAGCAAGCAACTCGCCGAAGCCGAGAAGAAGGGACTGCTGGAAGCGGACCTGACCACCATCCGGCCGACGGAGCTGGGGCGGCGCTTCCTGAATGACCTGCAGGAAATGTTCCTGAAGGACTGA
- a CDS encoding glycine zipper 2TM domain-containing protein, whose translation MRMQSKKWLILPAATAVAVLAGCAAPYNGGYSNTGYNTAPPPGYQTPNTTQAPAGSVYYGRVESIEPITSTQGSSGLLGTVIGGAAGGLLGHQIGGGRGQTAATIGGAVVGAVAGNQIEKRAGSNTQTAYRVNVRLDDGRVATVTQSNLGNLQVGMRARVANDMATPY comes from the coding sequence ATGCGAATGCAAAGCAAGAAATGGCTGATCCTGCCGGCAGCTACCGCGGTGGCGGTGCTGGCCGGTTGTGCTGCGCCGTACAACGGCGGTTACAGCAATACCGGCTACAACACGGCGCCGCCCCCGGGCTACCAGACCCCCAACACCACGCAGGCGCCTGCCGGCTCGGTGTACTACGGCCGTGTGGAATCGATCGAGCCGATCACCTCCACGCAAGGCAGCTCTGGCCTGCTGGGCACGGTCATCGGCGGTGCCGCCGGCGGCCTGCTGGGCCATCAGATCGGCGGCGGGCGCGGGCAGACCGCGGCCACCATCGGCGGTGCCGTGGTCGGCGCGGTAGCGGGCAACCAGATCGAGAAGCGTGCGGGCAGCAATACGCAGACCGCGTATCGCGTCAACGTGCGCCTGGACGACGGCCGCGTCGCGACGGTGACCCAGTCGAACCTGGGCAACCTGCAAGTGGGCATGCGCGCACGCGTGGCCAACGATATGGCGACGCCGTACTGA
- a CDS encoding PP2C family protein-serine/threonine phosphatase, which produces MRFSVYQESRKGGRRVNQDRMGYCFTRDALLMVLADGLGGHAHGEVAAQQALQTLARQFQAQARPAIRNPAEFLQDTIMLAHREIHRYAEANRMADVPRTTVVCCLVQHGQVYWAHAGDSRYYLLRKGRLLTRTRDHSKIENLLQQERVLPMHVANHPERNKLYNCLGSPNLPLIDLGGPVRLEPGDVALLCSDGLWGPLDDQALVDKLSRLSVVQAVPALIEQALQNAGEGADNTTGIAMMWELDNNTTGPDSVMTDTLPLNAFTTSILDRTGTDSDLLSEEEIERSIAEIRAAIDKTSNLMR; this is translated from the coding sequence ATGCGATTCTCTGTCTACCAGGAAAGCAGGAAAGGCGGCCGCCGCGTCAACCAGGACCGCATGGGCTATTGCTTCACGCGCGACGCGCTGCTGATGGTGCTGGCCGACGGGCTCGGCGGCCATGCGCACGGTGAAGTCGCAGCGCAGCAGGCGCTGCAGACGCTGGCGCGGCAGTTCCAGGCCCAGGCCCGCCCGGCGATACGAAACCCCGCGGAGTTCCTGCAGGACACTATCATGCTGGCGCATCGCGAGATCCACCGCTATGCGGAAGCCAATCGCATGGCCGACGTGCCGCGCACCACGGTGGTCTGCTGCCTGGTCCAGCACGGCCAGGTCTACTGGGCCCATGCCGGCGATTCGCGCTACTACCTGTTGCGCAAGGGCCGGCTGCTGACGCGCACGCGCGACCATTCCAAGATCGAGAACCTGCTGCAGCAGGAACGCGTGCTGCCGATGCACGTGGCCAACCACCCCGAGCGCAACAAGCTCTACAACTGCCTGGGCTCGCCCAACCTGCCGCTGATCGACCTGGGCGGCCCGGTGCGGCTGGAGCCCGGCGATGTCGCCCTGCTCTGCTCCGACGGCCTGTGGGGGCCGCTGGACGACCAGGCGCTGGTCGACAAGCTGTCGCGGCTGTCGGTGGTGCAGGCGGTGCCGGCGCTGATCGAGCAGGCGCTGCAGAACGCCGGCGAAGGTGCCGACAACACCACCGGCATCGCCATGATGTGGGAGCTGGACAACAACACCACCGGGCCGGATTCGGTGATGACCGATACGCTGCCGCTGAACGCGTTCACCACGTCGATCCTGGACCGCACCGGCACGGACAGCGACCTGCTGTCCGAGGAAGAGATCGAGCGCTCGATCGCCGAGATCCGCGCCGCCATCGACAAGACCAGCAACCTGATGCGCTGA
- a CDS encoding YicC/YloC family endoribonuclease — MIHSMTGYGLATRQAPLTNAQGEPSGRTASVSVEFRTVNSRFLDLLFRAPEECRAFEPALREMLMAELSRGKLECRINLQRTDSGGATLALNDSLLSQIRALETTVAGTFPSAGTLRMGEILRWPGVLVEPELSQDALREAVTGAAREALDQLLEARRREGEALKSALMERVDAMLAIVERLTPAIPQLIAHHQQKLTERLQEAFNLAAPTGMPSMSRDEIAERIRQEATVYGIRIDIAEELSRLQAHLNETRHILKKGGQVGKRLDFMMQELNREANTLGSKAAAKELADASMELKLLIEQMREQVQNLE, encoded by the coding sequence ATGATCCACAGCATGACAGGCTATGGCCTGGCGACGCGCCAGGCGCCACTGACCAACGCACAGGGCGAGCCGAGCGGTCGCACCGCCTCCGTTTCGGTGGAATTCCGCACTGTCAATTCGCGTTTCCTCGACCTGTTGTTCCGGGCCCCGGAAGAGTGCCGCGCCTTTGAGCCGGCGCTGCGCGAGATGCTGATGGCCGAGCTGTCGCGCGGCAAGCTGGAATGCCGCATCAACCTGCAGCGCACCGATTCGGGCGGCGCCACGCTGGCGCTCAACGACAGCCTGCTGTCGCAGATCCGCGCGCTGGAGACCACCGTGGCCGGCACCTTCCCCAGCGCCGGCACGCTGCGCATGGGCGAGATCCTGCGCTGGCCGGGCGTGCTGGTCGAGCCCGAGCTGTCGCAGGACGCGCTGCGCGAAGCCGTGACCGGCGCCGCGCGCGAGGCACTGGATCAGCTGCTGGAAGCGCGCCGCCGCGAGGGCGAGGCGCTCAAGTCGGCGCTGATGGAGCGCGTCGATGCCATGCTGGCGATCGTCGAGCGCCTGACGCCGGCGATCCCGCAGCTGATCGCGCACCACCAGCAGAAGCTGACCGAGCGCCTGCAGGAAGCGTTCAACCTGGCCGCGCCCACCGGCATGCCGTCGATGAGCCGCGACGAGATTGCCGAGCGCATCCGCCAGGAAGCCACCGTCTACGGCATCCGCATCGACATCGCGGAAGAGCTGTCGCGGCTGCAGGCACACCTGAACGAGACCCGCCATATCCTGAAGAAGGGTGGGCAGGTCGGCAAGCGACTCGACTTCATGATGCAGGAGCTCAATCGCGAGGCCAACACGCTCGGTTCCAAGGCCGCCGCCAAGGAACTGGCCGATGCCTCGATGGAGCTCAAGCTGCTGATCGAGCAGATGCGCGAGCAGGTCCAGAACCTCGAATAA
- the gmk gene encoding guanylate kinase, producing the protein MSQTSQTAPHPPIDTVYPGNLFMVVAPSGAGKSTLVNALLAQDPAIRLSISHTTRAPRPGEQDGREYHFVTVDAFRAARDRGDFLEWAEVHGNYYATSRVWIEQQMAQGNDVLLEIDWQGAQQVHQRFSNAVEIFILPPSLTALEERLKKRGQDEPNVIVRRLLAAGSEMSHASESDYVIINEVFDDALEELRNVVRATRLRFSSQKARHAELFIELGIH; encoded by the coding sequence ATGAGCCAAACGTCTCAAACCGCGCCGCATCCTCCCATCGACACCGTCTACCCGGGCAACCTGTTCATGGTGGTGGCGCCGTCGGGAGCCGGCAAGTCGACGCTGGTCAACGCGCTGCTGGCGCAGGACCCGGCCATCCGGCTGTCGATCTCGCACACCACGCGCGCGCCGCGCCCGGGCGAGCAGGACGGTCGCGAATACCACTTCGTCACCGTCGACGCCTTCCGCGCCGCGCGCGACCGCGGCGATTTCCTGGAGTGGGCCGAGGTCCATGGCAACTACTACGCGACCTCGCGCGTGTGGATCGAGCAGCAGATGGCGCAAGGCAACGACGTGCTGCTCGAGATCGACTGGCAGGGCGCGCAGCAGGTGCACCAGCGCTTCTCCAACGCGGTCGAGATCTTTATCCTGCCGCCGTCGCTGACCGCGCTGGAAGAGCGCCTGAAGAAGCGCGGCCAGGACGAGCCCAACGTGATCGTGCGCCGGCTGCTGGCGGCGGGCAGCGAGATGTCGCATGCGTCGGAGTCGGACTACGTCATCATCAACGAGGTCTTCGACGATGCGCTGGAAGAGCTGCGCAACGTGGTTCGGGCCACCCGTCTGCGCTTTTCGTCGCAAAAGGCACGGCACGCGGAGCTGTTCATCGAGCTCGGCATCCACTGA
- the rph gene encoding ribonuclease PH → MRPSGRAADALRSISLTRHYTRHAEGSVLCAFGDTKVLCTASVLAKVPPHKKGSGEGWVTAEYGMLPRATHTRSDREAARGKQTGRTQEIQRLIGRAMRSVFDLAALGEYTIHLDCDVLQADGGTRTAAITGAFVAAHDAVATMLRDGLIAASPIRDHVAAVSVGMVDGVPVLDLDYAEDSSCDTDMNVVMTGSGGFVEVQGTAEGAPFSRADLDAMTRLAEAGIARLVRHQREALGLA, encoded by the coding sequence ATGCGACCCAGCGGCCGCGCAGCCGATGCGCTGCGTTCCATCAGCCTTACCCGCCACTACACCCGCCACGCCGAGGGCTCAGTCCTCTGTGCCTTTGGCGATACCAAGGTGCTGTGCACCGCCAGCGTGCTCGCCAAGGTGCCGCCGCACAAGAAAGGCAGCGGCGAAGGCTGGGTGACGGCCGAGTACGGCATGCTGCCCCGCGCCACCCACACGCGCTCGGACCGCGAGGCCGCGCGCGGCAAGCAGACCGGCCGCACGCAGGAAATCCAGCGCCTGATCGGCCGTGCCATGCGCTCGGTGTTCGACCTGGCGGCGCTGGGCGAATACACCATCCACCTCGACTGCGACGTGCTGCAGGCCGACGGCGGCACCCGCACCGCGGCCATCACCGGCGCCTTCGTCGCCGCGCACGACGCGGTCGCCACCATGCTGCGCGATGGCCTGATTGCCGCCAGCCCGATCCGCGACCACGTGGCCGCGGTCTCGGTCGGCATGGTCGACGGCGTGCCGGTGCTCGACCTCGACTACGCCGAGGACAGCAGCTGCGACACCGACATGAACGTGGTCATGACCGGCAGCGGCGGCTTTGTGGAGGTGCAGGGCACTGCCGAAGGCGCGCCATTCAGCCGCGCCGACCTCGACGCCATGACGCGCCTGGCCGAAGCCGGCATCGCCCGCCTGGTGCGGCACCAGCGCGAAGCGCTCGGCCTGGCCTGA